The Desulfurellaceae bacterium genomic interval AAAGCGGTAGGTCTTGGCCTCGACCAGGATGGGCAGGCTCTCGGTCCGAGCCCGCTGGACAGCCCGGCGGACGGTGTCGCGGATCTCCAGCACATCGTCGCCGTTGGCGATCTCCTGCTGCATGGGATAACCCTTGGCCCGCACCGCCACGTCTTCGACGGCCAGGGTGCGGTACAGCGGCGTGCCCATCGAGTACAGATTGTTCTCGCAGATGAACACGACGGGCAGTTTCCACAGCGCGGCCAGGGCCATGCCCTCGTGAAAGGCGCCCATATTGGCCGTACCCTCGCCAAAGAAACACAGCGTCACGTCGTGCTCGCCGCGATACTTGGACGCAAAGGCAATACCGGCCGCGATGGGTACGTGGCCGCCGACAATGGCGTGGCCGCCCATGAAGCGCTTGGCCACATCAAAATAGTGCATCGAGCCGCCCCGGCCCTTGGCACACCCGGTGGCTTTGCCGAACAGCTCGGCCATGGCCGCCTTCATGTCGCCGACCCGGGCCAGATAGTGGCCGTGCTCGCGGTAGGTGGCCACAATGTAATCGGTCGGCTCGACGGCCGACATGGCACCGACGGCGACCGCCTCCTGTCCCACGTACAGGTGCAGAAAGCCGCCCATCTTGCCCCGCGAGTATGAGCGCGCGGCCTCCTCTTCAAAACGGCGAATGCGAACCATATCCCGATACAGCGACAGCATCAGCGCTTTATCCATAGATCCATCCTCGTGTCCTGGCTTTTCACTCCGTCCCGCCATCAGCCCCCACCCCGCTTTCCACCTTCCGTATTCTATTGGCCGCATCGACGGGCAAAAGCAAGGGGGAGAAAACAGAAAAGCAGTCCCGCCCTAACCGGCTCTGGCGGCCCGGTCGAGCATCTCACGGGCGTGGCGTTTGGCCTCGGCCGAGACCTCCAGTCCGCCCAGCATGCGGGCCAGCTCGTCGAGGCGTTCGCCTCGGGTGAGACTTTTTGCCGTGGACACGCTACGGCCTTGAGTAACGGTTTTGACCACGGTGTAGGCGTGCTCGGCAAAGGCCGCGATCTGGGGCAGATGGGTGATGCACAAGACCTGCCGCTGGACTGCCAGGGAGCGCAGACGCCGTCCCACGACCTCAGCCACCCCGCCGCCCACGCCGGCGTCGACCTCGTCAAAAATCAGGGTCGGGGCTTCTCTGGCCTCAACGCTGAGCGCCTTCAGCGCCAGCATCAGACGCGACAGCTCGCCGCCCGAGGCAACCCTGACCAGGGGCAGGGCCGGCTCGCCGGGATTGGCCGACAGGAAGAATTCGAGGCGGTCACAGCCGGCCGGACCCAGACGCGCCTGCCCATGGACGAACGGGTCGGGCGGGTCGGGCGGATCATCGGCGTCCGGCGATACGTCCGGCTGGTCGGCAAAACGGACGCCGAAGCGGGCGCCGCGCATGCCCAGGCCGGCCAGCTCGTCACCCATCCGGGCTTCCAGGCTGTGGGCCGCCCGGCGGCGGGCGGCGGACAACTCGTGGGCCGTCAGCCAGGCTGCGGCCGCAGCGTCGGCCACCGCCCGGTCTTGAGCGGCCAGGCTCTCTTCACTCCTGTCCAGACCGGCCAGCTCGCGGCTGAGCTGCTGATGGCGGGCCAGGACGGCCTCGACACTGGGGCCGTACTTCTTTTTGAGCCGTGACAGCACGGCCAGCCGGGCGTCAATCTCCTCCAGCCGCTCGGGATCGGGGGCCAGCCGCTGGCCGTAGCGGTGCAGCGACAGGGCAGCCTCTTCGAGCTGGGCCAGGCCGCCTTGCAACAGCTCAAGCACCTCGGACAGGCGCTCGTCGAGCCGGGCACAGTCCTGGATCTGGCTCAGGATGCGGCCCAGGCGGTCGGTCAGCGCGTCCTCGCCCGAGGCCAGGGCGTGTTCGCCGCCGGCCACGCCGTGCTGGAGCTTTTCGGCGTGCAGCAGCACGGTCTTCTCCTGGCGCAGGTCTTCCTCTTCGCCGGCCCGCAGCTCGGCCCGGGCAATTTCCTCGAGCTGAAACCGCAACAGCTCGCGCCGGTCCTCGCGCTCCCGGCGACCCTCGACCAAGGCTTGTCGTTGCGCCCAGGCCCGACGCAGCAGGCTGTAGCGCTGCTGCATCTCGGCCACGTTCGGACCCAACCCGCCAAACCCGTCCAGCAGGGTCTGGGCGGCCTCGGCTTCGAGCAGGCTGTGCTGCTCGTGTTGGCCGTGGACCTGGAGCAGCGCGACGCCCAGCCGGCGCAGCAGGCCGACGGTGGTCAGGGCGCCGTTGCAGTACACCCGCCCCCGGCCGGTGTGGGAGATGACGCGACGGATCAGGATTTCGTCCTCAACCGGATAGCCACCGTCCTCCAGCAGGCGGGCGATACTGTGGTCCGGGTAGTCGTGAATATCGAACAACGCCTCGACCACCGCCTCGTGGGCTTTATGGCGCACCAGCTCGGCCGAGGCGCGCCCGCCAACCGCCAGGCCGAGCGCTTGCATCAACAGGCTCTTGCCCGCCCCGGTCTCGCCGGTGATGACGTTCAGGCCGTTCTCAAAGGACAGCTCGAGTTCGTCAATCAGGGCGAAATTCGTAATGTGCAGAGAACGCAGCATCGCCTCACCCGCCTGTGCGCGGTCCGGAAGCCTGCAAGCGGTCGCTCAGGATTCTGGCAATATTCAGGAAAATCTTGGCTCCGGTGCGCGGATAGCGGCGCTGCATGTGGGACAGGAAGCGCTCGTCAACCACCAGCGCCTCGACATCCTCGGCCGCCACCACGTCGGCCGTGCGTTCGTGGTTGCGGATCAGGCCCATCTCGCCAAACACGTCCCCCCGGCCGTGGACGCGGACGTGTTTACGGTCACCGTTGGTGTGGACGTACACGTCGGTCGTGCCGCTGACCAGGACGAACATCTCGTTGCCCGTTTCCCCACGCCGAATAATCGGCTGGCCGCGCGGGAAGGTCTTGAACTCGCCCATCAGGGTGACCAGCTTGGCCTGAAACGGGCGCAGCCCGGCAAACAGCGGAATCGTCTTGTGCGGGTCGCGGCCCAACCTGAGGTGCAGCAGCTCCCAGACGGTAATGATCCTGGTCGTGGCGATCAGGGCCGGCAGCAGGACCAGGTCGCTGGCCAGGGCTGCGGCCATGGTGATGGCCGACAGGATGCCGAACTCCCGAATCGGGACAAAGCGCGAAAAGCCCAGCACCGCAAAGCCCAGCAGCAAGATAAGGGTGGCCAGCACGGCCGGCTTGCCGATGGTGGACAGGGTCGCCAGCAGGGCGCGGCGCTGGTCGGAGGTATTGCGCACCTCGGTGCTCAGGCGGGTCATGAAGTGGATCGTGTTATCGACCGCGATGCCAAGCGCGATGGAGGCCACGATGCTGGTGCCAAGGTTCAGGACCGCGCCCGACAGACCCATCAGGCCAAAGAAGACCAGGATCGGAAACAGGTTGGGGATCATGGCGATCAGCCCCACCCGGACCGACAGGAACATGCCGGCCATGATGACGAAAATCACCGTCGCGGCCAGGGCCAGGCTCTGGACCTGACCGGACACGATATCGCCGGTGGTCTTGGTCAGCAGCACCAGGTTGCCGGTGGCGCGGACACGCAGCTGGGGCGGAAAGGTCTGGGCGGCAAAGGTCTCGACCCGCTCGACCAGGGCCATGATATCGCTCGACTGCGACAGGCTGGTGCGGACCAGGATATTGGTCCGCGAAAAGTCGATGTTGACCACCCGCTCAAAACTACCCGGGCTGAGGGTGACGATCTGCAACACGCCGCGCAGCTGCTCGGGATTGTCCCAGAACGTGGTCTGGGCGCCGGCCGCCGGAGCCTGGATAATCTCCCCCTGGGGCGAGACGATGAGGTCGCCGCCGGCGCCGGACTGGGCGCCGCGGTCGAGCAGCTCACAGTAATCGACAAAGGACACCGTCTTGTCCACGCCGGGCTGGGCGTCGATATACAGCTGCAAATCCTTGATGCGCCGCAGCGTCTCCCAGCGGTTGATGCTGTTCGGTTCGTCGCCGTCAATCGCCACGTAAAACGCCATGCTGCCGACCAGATGCTCGTTGATCGCGTCGGTGGCCAAGCGAATGGGATCGTCGGCCCGAAAAAAAGACTGAAAGTTTGAATCGACCCGAATGGAAGCCGTCAAGTACGCCGCCGCCACGGCAATCAGGACGCTCAGGATCAGAATCAGCCGGCGCCGGCGAATGTCAAAATAGCACAGCCGCCGCAGGGCGGTGCTGACGCGCGCCAGGCTGGGCAGCGACCCACCAGCGCTGGGCAGAGGCAGGAGGACCAGCCCGGCCGGCACCAGCAGCAGCGACAGGGCGCAGGCCAGACTGATGCCGACGGCCGAGAACAGCCCCATGTGCTGGATGCTGACGATCGAGTTGACCGACAGGGACAAAAACCCGAGCACCGTGGTCAGGGTGGTCAGGCAGATCGGCGGACCGGTCAGGCGCAGGGCCTCGAACACCACCTCACGCGGGCTGCGGTCGGGGCTGGCCAGCTCGTAGTACTCGGCCACTACGTGGAGCGAGTAGGCGGTACCGAGTACCAGCAGCAGCGGCGGCAGGGCCATGCTGCCCAGGCTCAGACGGTTGCCGCTCAGCACGATGATGCCCAGCGTCCAGGTCAGGCTGACGACCACGGTCAACACCGGCAACACCACTCCCCGCATGGAGCGAAAGCTGAGATACAGGACGGCCACGATGAACACCAGGGTCAGGGGCACAAAGCGGACCAGATCCTGCTGCATGCCGCGTGTCGAGTAGACCTTGAGGTGGGGCAGACCGGTATAGTAGATGCGCTCGGGACCGCTCTCCTGCTCGATCAGGGCGACGACTTTGTCATCAATCCCCAGCCGCAGGAACTCGTCGTCGTTCATATCGGCAAAAACGACGTTGATAGCTGCGGCCCGACCATCGGACGCGACCAGATTTTTGAGGTAGATCGGCCGGTCGGCCAGGGTGTCTCTGAGGGCCGTCATCTCGGCCGGGGTGCGCGGAATCCGGGGCATCAACAGCGGCGGATCGGTCACGTTGGCAATCGGATCGACCGCATTGGCCAGGCTGATCACGTCATCCACGCCCTCAATGGCCTTGATCTGCTCGCTCAGGCGGACGATTTTTTGCAGGCTCTGGGGGGTGTAGATGGTGTCGGCAATAATGCCCACTACCCCGATCTCGTCGCTGCCGAACAGCTGCCGGATCTCGGCGTAATACTGCGAGTCGGTATTATCGCCGGGCAACAGACTCTCAACCGAACTGTCGAGCTGAATGTGTCGCGCAGACCAGCCAAACACGCCGGTCAGGAACAGAATCAGGCTCAGGATCAGTTTTGGTCTGCCCACGATCAGGCCGTACATGCGTTCCATCTTCCTAGGCCATATACCTCAGACCATGGGCGAAGAGAACCGGGGTGGAAGCTGAGGGGCGACCACAGGGGGTCGCCCCTACACACGCCCCTGGATCGACCGCCGCATTGTATTGTAGGGGCAGGCCCCCGTGCCTGCCCTGCGCCCAACATGGCCCCGTGCCTGCCCGGTTCCAGCGGGTTGGCAAATAATATCAACATGATATAGACACGCCATGTCTAACCCCATCCAGGCGAAGCAGGACGAGCTGATCCAAACCCGGACTCGTCTGGCCAGCCTGATCGAAATCAACCAGTTGCTGATGGGCACGGTCGAAGCCGAGGATTTGCTCAGAGCCATTCTCAGCTCGGCCATTCGCCTCTTTTCGGCTCAAGGCTGTAGCCTGGGTCTGGTTGACGAGGCCGCCGGGCAACTGGCCTTCACCACCATGGAGGGCGAGGCCAGGGTCGAAGAGTTCCGCATTGACCTCGGCCAGGGCATTGCCGGGCTGGTGGCCCGAACCGGCCAGCCGCTGGTCAGCAACGACGTGTCCACCGATCCGCGCTGGTTTGGCGGGGTGGATCAGAAGACCGGCTTTCATACCACCTCAATCCTGTGCGTGCCGCTCAAACGGCGCGGGCGGATCATCGGCGTGATGGAGGCGCTGAACACCACCAAGGCCGCGGGGTTCAGCCAGGCCGATATGGAACTCCTGCTGGCCTTTGGCAGCCTGGCCGCCACCGCGCTGAGCCGGGCCAGGGCATTTACCACGGTCCGTAACGCCAAGGTTGCCTTTCAGGAGGTCATCCAGGATCGCTACCACCTGATTGCCGGCCCGAGCAACAGCATGGAGGAAGTCCTGCGTCTGGCCCGGACTACCGCAGCCACACCGTCAACCGTCCTGCTACTGGGCGAGAGCGGCACCGGCAAAGAGGTGCTGGCCCGGGCCATCCATCAGTGGAGCCCGCGTGCAGACCATCCGTTTATTGCCGTCAACTGCACGGCGCTGTCGCCCGAGCTGCTCGAAAACGAGCTGTTCGGCCATGAGCGGGGGGCGTTTACCGGGGCGACCGGCCAGAAGAAGGGCAGGTTTGAGCTGGCCGACGGGGGAACTATTTTTCTGGACGAGATCGGCGACCTGGCGCCTGACCTCCAGGTCAAGCTGCTGCGCGTGCTCCAGGAGCGCGAGTTTCAGCGGCTGGGAGGGACGCGCGAGATTCGGGTTGATGTCAGGATTCTAGCCGCCACCAACCGCAATCTTCAGCAGGCCATGCAGACCGGCGGTTTTCGGCAGGATTTGTACTACCGGCTCAACGTGGTGTCGATGACCCTGCCCGCCCTGCGTGACCGCCGGGCCGACATTCCCGGCCTAGTCCAACACTTTCTGGAACACAGCTGCCGGGAAATGAAGCGCCCCCAGCTCGGCCTTGACCCGGCCGTCCTGCCGGTCCTGCAAGCCTACCCCTGGCCGGGCAATGTGCGCGAGCTGCAAAACGCGATTGAGCGGGCGGTGGTGCTGGCCGCCGGTCCGGACGTGAGCATCGCCGATCTGCCGGTCGAGATTCGTTCCGCCAGCCGCCAGCCCAATGGCGCACCGCAGCCCGAGGCACCCGACGACAGCCGGCCGCTGTCTGTCGCGGTGGAAGAATTCAAACGTCGGCGCGTGCGGCGCGTCCTGGAGCAGACGGACTGGAATCAAACCGAGGCCGCCCGGCGGCTCGGCCTGCCCCAGTCAAACCTGTC includes:
- a CDS encoding MMPL family transporter, with protein sequence MERMYGLIVGRPKLILSLILFLTGVFGWSARHIQLDSSVESLLPGDNTDSQYYAEIRQLFGSDEIGVVGIIADTIYTPQSLQKIVRLSEQIKAIEGVDDVISLANAVDPIANVTDPPLLMPRIPRTPAEMTALRDTLADRPIYLKNLVASDGRAAAINVVFADMNDDEFLRLGIDDKVVALIEQESGPERIYYTGLPHLKVYSTRGMQQDLVRFVPLTLVFIVAVLYLSFRSMRGVVLPVLTVVVSLTWTLGIIVLSGNRLSLGSMALPPLLLVLGTAYSLHVVAEYYELASPDRSPREVVFEALRLTGPPICLTTLTTVLGFLSLSVNSIVSIQHMGLFSAVGISLACALSLLLVPAGLVLLPLPSAGGSLPSLARVSTALRRLCYFDIRRRRLILILSVLIAVAAAYLTASIRVDSNFQSFFRADDPIRLATDAINEHLVGSMAFYVAIDGDEPNSINRWETLRRIKDLQLYIDAQPGVDKTVSFVDYCELLDRGAQSGAGGDLIVSPQGEIIQAPAAGAQTTFWDNPEQLRGVLQIVTLSPGSFERVVNIDFSRTNILVRTSLSQSSDIMALVERVETFAAQTFPPQLRVRATGNLVLLTKTTGDIVSGQVQSLALAATVIFVIMAGMFLSVRVGLIAMIPNLFPILVFFGLMGLSGAVLNLGTSIVASIALGIAVDNTIHFMTRLSTEVRNTSDQRRALLATLSTIGKPAVLATLILLLGFAVLGFSRFVPIREFGILSAITMAAALASDLVLLPALIATTRIITVWELLHLRLGRDPHKTIPLFAGLRPFQAKLVTLMGEFKTFPRGQPIIRRGETGNEMFVLVSGTTDVYVHTNGDRKHVRVHGRGDVFGEMGLIRNHERTADVVAAEDVEALVVDERFLSHMQRRYPRTGAKIFLNIARILSDRLQASGPRTGG
- the pdhA gene encoding pyruvate dehydrogenase (acetyl-transferring) E1 component subunit alpha, translated to MDKALMLSLYRDMVRIRRFEEEAARSYSRGKMGGFLHLYVGQEAVAVGAMSAVEPTDYIVATYREHGHYLARVGDMKAAMAELFGKATGCAKGRGGSMHYFDVAKRFMGGHAIVGGHVPIAAGIAFASKYRGEHDVTLCFFGEGTANMGAFHEGMALAALWKLPVVFICENNLYSMGTPLYRTLAVEDVAVRAKGYPMQQEIANGDDVLEIRDTVRRAVQRARTESLPILVEAKTYRFRGHSMSDPAKYRTKQEVDEWKKRDPIFLLEQRIFGLGMATEEQLKAIDDEAKAEVAEAVAFADESPVPDPSELYDYVYAQAQPDEKIISLPHRARQAG
- the recN gene encoding DNA repair protein RecN; the encoded protein is MLRSLHITNFALIDELELSFENGLNVITGETGAGKSLLMQALGLAVGGRASAELVRHKAHEAVVEALFDIHDYPDHSIARLLEDGGYPVEDEILIRRVISHTGRGRVYCNGALTTVGLLRRLGVALLQVHGQHEQHSLLEAEAAQTLLDGFGGLGPNVAEMQQRYSLLRRAWAQRQALVEGRREREDRRELLRFQLEEIARAELRAGEEEDLRQEKTVLLHAEKLQHGVAGGEHALASGEDALTDRLGRILSQIQDCARLDERLSEVLELLQGGLAQLEEAALSLHRYGQRLAPDPERLEEIDARLAVLSRLKKKYGPSVEAVLARHQQLSRELAGLDRSEESLAAQDRAVADAAAAAWLTAHELSAARRRAAHSLEARMGDELAGLGMRGARFGVRFADQPDVSPDADDPPDPPDPFVHGQARLGPAGCDRLEFFLSANPGEPALPLVRVASGGELSRLMLALKALSVEAREAPTLIFDEVDAGVGGGVAEVVGRRLRSLAVQRQVLCITHLPQIAAFAEHAYTVVKTVTQGRSVSTAKSLTRGERLDELARMLGGLEVSAEAKRHAREMLDRAARAG
- a CDS encoding sigma 54-interacting transcriptional regulator; translation: MSNPIQAKQDELIQTRTRLASLIEINQLLMGTVEAEDLLRAILSSAIRLFSAQGCSLGLVDEAAGQLAFTTMEGEARVEEFRIDLGQGIAGLVARTGQPLVSNDVSTDPRWFGGVDQKTGFHTTSILCVPLKRRGRIIGVMEALNTTKAAGFSQADMELLLAFGSLAATALSRARAFTTVRNAKVAFQEVIQDRYHLIAGPSNSMEEVLRLARTTAATPSTVLLLGESGTGKEVLARAIHQWSPRADHPFIAVNCTALSPELLENELFGHERGAFTGATGQKKGRFELADGGTIFLDEIGDLAPDLQVKLLRVLQEREFQRLGGTREIRVDVRILAATNRNLQQAMQTGGFRQDLYYRLNVVSMTLPALRDRRADIPGLVQHFLEHSCREMKRPQLGLDPAVLPVLQAYPWPGNVRELQNAIERAVVLAAGPDVSIADLPVEIRSASRQPNGAPQPEAPDDSRPLSVAVEEFKRRRVRRVLEQTDWNQTEAARRLGLPQSNLSRLMKRLGLRS